Below is a window of Ctenopharyngodon idella isolate HZGC_01 chromosome 7, HZGC01, whole genome shotgun sequence DNA.
CGtaggaccgttggctgaacgtctggaaacacttcaggattttcaaagtcatcatctggttggttAAATTCTGCAGGATGTCAGGGAGCCGTGTGTCATGTTCTTTtatggtccgcctggaaacaaatccCGTGATTGCCAAACCCCCCTGTGGAAGAAGAACGCCGTTGTGTTCACAACTGTAacaatgagcgcttaccaggattAACTAAATGCTGggttttcaaaagtatgtgaagttcgagGCTCTATTGTGGCAGTAACCTTGCACAACGttgttgaatgaataatttattagattcATGgcagtctgttattgtagggacattgatttttgacattttcacatcCCTAAACATGGCGCGGAACAAAACGatctgtgattggttgcgttacatgtcagtcaaacatccAGACCTTCTGCAGTCAGAAGGtcagtccagaccttctgcagtcagtctgaaggtctggctacacgAGACTAGCAGATGATGAACAGATTCttaatttgtaatcccacagttGTTGGGTCGGTGTGTTCATCCAGTTGGTGTCTGTTAAATCAGTGTGAATTGACCTTCCCTGGAATCATGAGCGTATTGTCATGAATCATGGAAACTCATGAACTTGCCACTACTAGCACCATGCTCTTAATTCAGGTACAGGAGATTCAATGACAAAACTCTGCTCTTTAAAAGACACACATTTATTGTAATGGAGCATGAATGTAACGCAAGTGTttaaaatgcacatgcacaatCCAGTCGTATGATAAAGTTTATCCTCTTTGCTGATAAACTGAATGTACAAAGCAAACGGTTTGCTGCAATATTATCATTaataacactgaaataaaagcctgttcacaccaagaataactataaagacaatgttaaagatatagttctaaaaatcattctacaTATAACaaaatagcactgtccacagcCCAGCTATATCGATAATgatatagagaaacaatatcgttgggatcactttcagaacgatttttttccagctgttgaacgataaaacactgacagccaatcagaatccattgcAATTTAAGAgctcacacatttaaaatggcagacgacaatGCTGAAAAATTAACTgctgaggtccagaaaaagccaccactgtttgacaagtcaaaccaaAGACAAACCCCCTTTTcgaggatactttaaagaaaatggatatgtggaaaacaatcggtcataccctcggaataactgttgagtattaacgatgagattATTATGCCAGACTAgtaaacagtgtaaaataaatttatctCTGGTATCCagtgctagtttcgacaacattgtcttgcttccattgaagttgcagtgaaaaacactatgttgattttattccacaatattgactttgtcagctaaattcactgttagattagagcTATTCACTCCAAACACTatatgaactatatgcctttctccactgacattaAGGTTTcaaaggatactgattgttagaaggcagctgtctgagccgtgaacaggaacatggtttgtgtaacattagcaacacattattagctgtttgataatgtagtcaatcaaaaggctaatcatattaattaccattatgtgtccgGCATTGTAAGAAGCGGTACCATTGGCAGCATTTATCTCGGTAATTTCACCGAGTGGATCTCTTGAGAtcgtgttttattttaaatgttttattttggtgatcaaatatgagttttaagggataaaattactGACTACAGGTGGACTTTAAATTCTAAATTAgtgtcattaattaatttatattttaaacattcgTCCATCATGGTTAATGTTAATTCATGTATATATACTCTTGTTACATGTGCAAATGGTTATATATACAACTTTGTTAAGTGTAATGTCATAATCATATTCTCCATTATAATCCCCCACCAACCTTCTGCAGAAGGCTGCATGTAATCTTTTTATGTCGTCTATGGTTAATAAAGCTGGATATCATGCATTattgaatttaaatgaattaattcccatttatatttttttatcctaTAGACTAATGAATTCCTTTACATGATTAATCACAGCTTTTGTATTCTTGTAGTTAGCCTTTGCTGCCTTAATAATTGCATCACCCACTGAATCAGCATCATCTGCTTCTTTCCATCCAGTGACTCCTCCTCCAACAGCTCCTGCAACACCTGCAACTTCAAGAGCAGCACATGCAGCGATTGGACCTGCTGCTGCTCCAGCCACTGCTCCTGTCTCCACTGCTTCTACAATCACAACCTCAGCTGCCGTTCCTGCTGCAACCACTGCTtcagctgctgctgcttctgctgctcCTGCTGCAACCACTGCTTCAGCTGCTGCTCCTTCTGCTTCTCCTGCTGCAACCACTGCTtcagctgctgctgcttctccAGCCACTGTCTCAGCTGCTACGGTTGCTCCTCCTTCTGCTCCTCCTTCTGCTGCTCCTTCTGCTGCTGCTTCCTCAACCGTCACTGCTTCTCCTCCTTCTGCTGCATTAAATCTCACTGTTCCCCTATATGTCACAGGTTTCTGTCCTGCAAAGGTCTTAAACAACTCATATAGAGGGTCAAGTGTTAACAACAAAGTTACAGCTTCAAAAACTGCAACACCTACTCCCAGAGCAGCACCAGTCAGCACCCCTGATGCTGTTCCTGCAACTTTCTCCAGAATTTTATGATGAAGaattttctttgctttttctCGTTTCTCTTCTGGAGGCAAATTGTCTTTGTCTATCTTCATCTCCTCTTGAATGGTTTCATCCACTTTTTGAAGCAGCTCATATGTGCAGCAGCCGTTCTCTTTCACCATCTTGTCGATGGTGTCCAGCAGATCTTTCACCTGAACGCTGTTGCTCTTGTACCCTGAATCACAGTCATTCCAGTACTCGCTGTCGATGACGTGACAGCGACCTTCACATTCATTGACAAGCTCCTGCAGTTGTGAATCGGTCTTAATAAATTCTTCAATGGTCTTGCCTTCTAGTTGTTCACCAAATGTGAATAACATCACTGTGTGTTTCAAGATGTGTTCCTCTTTGAATATATTGAGAAGCTGCTTCACCACCTCAATGTCATGCCGTTCGTATCTTCCGACCTTTAGGACAATAACAACGGCATCAACACCTTCAGCGCATTCAATGAGAGATTTGATGATGTCAGATTTTATTTCCATATCATCACGATCGGTGTCAAAGGCTCCAGATGTGTTAATAACTGTGATCTTTCTTCCGTTCACAATCCCATCTGCACTTAGAGATTTAGCTGTTACAGAATTTGCCAAAGTTTTGTCTTCGAAAACTTTCTTCCCAAGAATTGTATTTCCGGCTCTGCTTTTGCCATGTTCTGTTTTCCCAACAAGGACAATCTTTCTCTCTGGCACTGAGACACTGGCtgtttgaaaaagaaacataTTATGATGTGAGTTTTATCATATTGTTTTTGAAACtttcaaacaatgctgtttTTTCTAAAGCGTTCACGGATGATTTTAGTCATACTCTGGCACTGTAAATGCCGTGTACAGTttacatttatgacattttgTCCTATTGATATCACTTACATCCCATTCTTCTTGTCTGTTGACTATGTCACTGTCTGTAAGGTAAATAATATGCAGGTTATTGTTGACCTTTTTCATATCTAGACTGATTCACTCAAGGCATGTTGAAATAAGTATGCAAATACAAGGTATTCAAAAACAGGAGAAAAGCCAAGCAGGCAGTGCCTCTTCAAAAATGCATGAGAAAATAACCAAGGTGTGACAAAAAGATGCCAAAAAGAAATAATACACAGCAAATATGCCACCCAGAGAGCATTTACTAAATCTAAGTCAAATCCAACAGCTCACAGGTTCAGGTCACTAGTAAAAGGCAGGAGATATACAAACATATAAATTTATTGAATAACAATTGCTAAAAATGATTATACAGAAAGCAGTATCTAAAGTCAAGTcattgagaaaaaaagaaagaaaaaaagaacattaaccctttccctgccattgacggaattttacATCTTTCCATGtcttcactgttatatggtagggggcgctattacgcaacttctgaaagagtacagaatctccggatcaagaCACAGGCGAAGGAACAGAAACAAaagataaaagcattgcttgtgcatgttgtagtctttgaaaaaaagcacaattttctcagctttttgttcaaaatgttttatgaaaCTTGCCCACATTCAAgagttgataaaaaaaaaaaaagaatgcatgaagctagaataagaTGGTTTTTGAGTCTGTTcattcttttgatatattgtatgttcagatattcatacaaaaaaataacctgggggccatgaaatttTTGCGAAAATTATCAAATGCTGGCAGTGacgcaacttaaaaaaaaaaaaaaaaaacactgttgggGAGAGTTAATTTGTGATCAGTgtaatggtgcgttcacaccagacgcgaatttacatgttaagtcaatgcaaagatgtgaatagacatcctgcggcgcgaATTGAGCGTTTCGAGCGTTTGACGTGTGTAACGCGTGATTTgcgcgagttgaaaaatctgaactatGGCGAAAATTCgcgccgcgttaaccaatcaggagcttgctctagtagtgacatGATTACGACGTAGCAagaggaggcagaaatccgaaacaacaatggaggacaaaatcttCGTCGCTGTATGTGGATGCCCggagctgtacgatacatcttcatacttttatagaaacaggaataaaaaggatcttgcttggaagaaagtgaatGAGGAGGTTGGACgaaaaacgctctttactctatttgagctatatatatatacatattgagactacaagctagctaaagccgtcaaattgagcttattcgccgtattttacaactactttcccgctgacgagttgatgtgtttattcagaggaagtgtgcagaaacgagactggagccgcctggcagaagcccctctcacGTGAATttgcgtctgttgtgaagtgaatttcacatgcgaatgaagcgagtaaactcaaaatgttcaagcgtccaactatgCGCAAATAGCACGATTTATTCGCGCAAGttgcgtctggtgtgaacgccccataagAGTGATATTTTGGACCATCATAATTACTAACATCTTTTGTAGTCATAATATGGAGTCGAGGCATGAATGGTCACTAtcactacacaaaaatacagatcACCCTCACCACACAAACTAGGTGCTGAAAACACACACGTGAATGTCAACAACTCCAAACAATCTCCAAAGGTCCCAAACAAATCaaattaacataaaacataactaTAATGCAGAAAGCTAAACACAAATCAAAATTGAAACAAAGCCAGGTATCATTGTCTCTGGAAGCTGCTACGCAATAAGTGACCAGTGAGACGAGGTTGCTTGATTCAAATTAGTTTAGGGAGCAAAACACatgcactgtaaacctgaataagttggcaaaactcaaaaaatttgaggcaatcagttgccttaacttttaaattaagaaattcaaagggtagatttttattttgtactcatatattttaattattcttaacttgaaatgtttgagtacactaatttatacatttaacttaaaattttcatgtaacctcaatgtgaaaatttttattaatgtaatcttagctagctataacaagctaattcagaaaatgctaacttgctaatttgctaacatgttaacaaaaacatggtataacacttgctgaatgagtgcagcgatataaagcatttattctatttattataagtccgtgaacttgaaagaaaaaagagaaattgctaaatactcataaaagtaaatttgactggactaatttgtttaatttaagtttgtcctgcTCAGactaattattttgagcattagggtttacagtgtgtggGTGAAAGTGTTCATCCGATCAGccaaataaagaaagaaaacaaagaaaaaataataaaaaaatacatgcatGGATACATCCAcaatataagaaaaaaagaacatactttacaaaaataattactcATCCAGCCACAAAAGAAAGATCCCCAACGTCTGTCTGAGGTGGTGATAAGTGTTTTCCAAACACAACTGCTTGGTGAGGATTCGAGACCTTGGTGAATCTTTGAGTGCTTCTCAAACGAAAGGCTGCTTCCTAGTGAGGCTGTGTCATTCAGTCCAGTGCTTCCTGCTCAGCATTAACCCCTTCAGACCCGGAGTCCACTGGAATGGACAGAACATGGTTTTTGCGTAAACCAGGCACATGCATTTtctaaaattaatcaaaagtgtcCCTCTCAATTA
It encodes the following:
- the LOC127516163 gene encoding GTPase IMAP family member 7-like, with translation MGSSVSVPERKIVLVGKTEHGKSRAGNTILGKKVFEDKTLANSVTAKSLSADGIVNGRKITVINTSGAFDTDRDDMEIKSDIIKSLIECAEGVDAVVIVLKVGRYERHDIEVVKQLLNIFKEEHILKHTVMLFTFGEQLEGKTIEEFIKTDSQLQELVNECEGRCHVIDSEYWNDCDSGYKSNSVQVKDLLDTIDKMVKENGCCTYELLQKVDETIQEEMKIDKDNLPPEEKREKAKKILHHKILEKVAGTASGVLTGAALGVGVAVFEAVTLLLTLDPLYELFKTFAGQKPVTYRGTVRFNAAEGGEAVTVEEAAAEGAAEGGAEGGATVAAETVAGEAAAAEAVVAAGEAEGAAAEAVVAAGAAEAAAAEAVVAAGTAAEVVIVEAVETGAVAGAAAGPIAACAALEVAGVAGAVGGGVTGWKEADDADSVGDAIIKAAKANYKNTKAVINHVKEFISL